A genomic segment from Cyanobium sp. NIES-981 encodes:
- the rsmI gene encoding 16S rRNA (cytidine(1402)-2'-O)-methyltransferase translates to MSQQPEPAPGVLYLVGTPIGHLGDLSPRARQVLAGVQRVACEDTRRSGLLLHQLGLRSREQGPRLVSFHQHNQISRIPELLQALRDGEAVAVISDAGLPGISDPGEALVAAARGEGLPVICVPGPSAVTTALVSSGLPCGRFCFEGFLPAKAPQRRRRLQELAGEERTLVLFEAPHRLLDLLEDLLAVLGDRPLRVARELTKRHEEQVGPSVRAALEHFRRTAPQGECTLVLGGAPPAAPAAWDDEALRGQLQALMAGGLSGRDAARSLSESSGHSRRDLYALLHRP, encoded by the coding sequence CTGAGCCAGCAGCCCGAACCGGCCCCCGGGGTGCTCTATCTGGTGGGCACACCGATCGGCCACCTCGGCGACCTTTCGCCCCGGGCCCGCCAGGTGCTGGCCGGCGTGCAGCGCGTGGCCTGCGAGGACACCCGCCGCAGCGGCCTGCTGCTGCACCAGCTCGGCCTGCGCAGCCGCGAGCAGGGGCCGCGGCTGGTGTCGTTCCACCAGCACAACCAGATCTCCCGCATCCCCGAACTGCTGCAGGCCCTGCGGGATGGGGAGGCGGTGGCGGTGATCAGCGATGCCGGCCTGCCCGGCATCTCCGACCCCGGCGAGGCCCTGGTGGCCGCCGCCCGCGGCGAAGGCCTGCCGGTGATCTGCGTGCCGGGGCCCAGCGCCGTGACCACGGCGCTGGTGAGCAGCGGCCTGCCCTGCGGCCGCTTCTGCTTCGAGGGGTTCCTGCCGGCCAAGGCGCCGCAGCGGCGCCGCAGGCTGCAGGAGCTCGCCGGCGAGGAGCGCACCCTGGTGCTGTTCGAGGCCCCGCACCGGCTGCTGGATCTGCTCGAAGACCTGCTGGCCGTGCTCGGCGACCGGCCGCTGCGGGTGGCGCGCGAGCTCACCAAGCGCCACGAGGAGCAGGTGGGCCCCAGCGTGCGTGCCGCCCTGGAGCACTTCCGCCGCACGGCGCCCCAGGGGGAATGCACCCTGGTGCTGGGGGGCGCCCCACCGGCCGCCCCTGCCGCCTGGGATGACGAGGCCCTGCGCGGACAGCTGCAGGCGTTGATGGCCGGCGGCCTCAGCGGCCGGGATGCGGCCCGCAGCCTCTCCGAGAGCAGCGGCCACAGCCGCCGGGATCTCTACGCCCTGCTGCATCGCCCCTGA
- a CDS encoding DUF2194 domain-containing protein, with protein sequence MAVSLREHTHRVLTRTWHSLKRLEQPSRGQARTPEVLVLTHREDPRSNLLSAELQQSAHYCGHRLTVLDLATEEPLHELGQYQCIVLTTGVLGSRGQPELAPLVAHIRSGGGLVVLAPPSTAELDEVIGIRGPTADHAASSSQHEAIHFCHDLFPGLKGTTVSTRELASRIVECDLYPPDQFTVLAEAVPSRRPLAWKGRYGEGRVVVWNTEVITHRLCRGLLVQSLLAAQKLGVMPIANAAMIHVDDFPAAFSDLDRKPLQNEFNTTFLPFLENIWLPDILTISEEFGIHLTFFMPFAYNATVSPPFDFLEFHAPSSYRKGSKLPFAVRCCRAIGKQHELALHGYNHIPLTLTNWRSKKTMVRALRRTLKKWEKHNLGPLPRSYAPPMNNIDPAGIRAVSEAVPSIKGICSCFEGDPNLGEAREFGPEPWDSQLFSLPRVTSGYVLTPLQQLMTVCQVAMMGGWTHFIHPDDIIDTPDNDTELEWRRNPKHLAWKTGNACTLLGAYRQWLQFMKNNYPWLRYRTTADGLHAVQNYLTSKPKVSHLPGRIEISAPVGTYLLLRLQESEKTREITAKRLEIVHHDVLEDFEIIVIQMCADTATLSYKL encoded by the coding sequence ATGGCCGTCAGTCTTCGTGAACACACACACAGGGTGCTGACGCGCACGTGGCACAGCCTCAAGCGATTGGAGCAGCCCAGCCGTGGGCAGGCCAGAACCCCGGAGGTCCTGGTGCTGACGCACCGTGAAGACCCGCGGTCCAATCTGCTGTCAGCGGAGCTCCAGCAGTCAGCCCACTACTGCGGGCACCGCTTGACGGTCCTTGACCTGGCGACCGAGGAACCGCTGCATGAGCTGGGGCAGTACCAGTGCATTGTTCTCACCACGGGCGTCTTGGGAAGCCGTGGGCAACCAGAGCTCGCACCCCTGGTTGCCCACATCCGCAGCGGCGGTGGCCTGGTCGTTCTGGCGCCACCCTCCACAGCAGAGCTGGACGAGGTGATCGGGATCCGCGGGCCGACCGCAGATCATGCTGCTTCCAGCTCGCAGCATGAGGCCATCCATTTCTGCCATGACCTCTTCCCCGGGCTCAAGGGCACGACAGTTTCGACGCGCGAGTTGGCAAGCAGGATCGTTGAGTGCGATCTCTACCCCCCGGATCAATTCACAGTACTGGCCGAGGCCGTTCCATCGCGTCGGCCACTCGCCTGGAAGGGTCGATACGGAGAGGGAAGAGTGGTGGTCTGGAATACGGAGGTCATCACCCATCGGCTCTGCCGCGGCCTCCTCGTGCAATCACTCCTGGCAGCACAAAAGTTAGGCGTGATGCCGATCGCCAATGCCGCCATGATTCATGTGGATGACTTTCCGGCGGCCTTCAGCGATCTCGACAGGAAGCCCCTACAAAATGAATTCAATACAACATTTCTTCCCTTCCTGGAGAACATCTGGCTGCCAGACATCCTGACCATCAGCGAAGAATTCGGCATCCATCTCACCTTCTTCATGCCCTTTGCCTACAACGCAACCGTAAGTCCCCCCTTTGACTTTCTTGAGTTTCATGCCCCAAGCAGTTACAGAAAGGGCAGCAAGCTTCCGTTTGCTGTTCGATGCTGTCGCGCGATCGGCAAGCAGCATGAGCTGGCTCTTCATGGCTACAACCACATCCCTCTCACGCTTACCAACTGGAGGTCGAAGAAAACTATGGTGAGAGCCCTTCGCAGAACGTTGAAGAAGTGGGAAAAACATAACCTGGGCCCTCTCCCCCGTAGCTATGCACCACCCATGAACAATATTGACCCTGCTGGCATCCGGGCGGTATCAGAGGCTGTGCCGTCCATCAAGGGGATATGCAGCTGCTTCGAGGGTGATCCGAACCTTGGAGAAGCACGGGAATTTGGTCCCGAACCTTGGGACTCTCAGCTCTTCAGTCTTCCACGGGTCACGAGTGGCTATGTCCTGACCCCCCTTCAGCAGCTGATGACTGTGTGCCAGGTAGCCATGATGGGTGGTTGGACTCACTTCATCCATCCAGACGACATCATTGACACACCTGACAATGATACAGAACTCGAATGGAGAAGAAATCCAAAGCACCTTGCCTGGAAAACAGGAAATGCCTGCACTCTTTTAGGCGCGTACCGCCAATGGCTCCAGTTCATGAAAAACAACTATCCTTGGCTGAGGTATCGCACCACAGCAGATGGCCTGCATGCCGTTCAAAACTACCTGACATCAAAGCCAAAGGTAAGCCACCTTCCGGGAAGAATTGAAATCAGCGCACCCGTCGGCACCTACCTTCTCCTACGTCTGCAGGAGAGCGAAAAAACTAGGGAGATAACCGCCAAACGGTTAGAGATTGTACATCATGACGTCCTTGAAGACTTCGAGATTATCGTGATACAGATGTGTGCTGATACTGCTACACTCTCTTACAAGCTGTAG
- a CDS encoding methyltransferase domain-containing protein — protein MERLNLSASAGSGNSVEASIHVARYMLAEKLCRGKSVLDVACGEGYGAWLMAEKWGAKHVLGVDYSSEAIHEANSHFNSSKLHYLQHCAESLIELRDYGPFDLIVSIETIEHVKDVDTFLDGVKSLMADDGIFICTAPNDEWYYGAGESTNPYHLRTFTYGSFQDLLNSRFPQVSYGVGTKALGFTNVYLDKQHRQEVSLLNQICQAEAMASVMITPGSESKVNPSTTAYFFGIAGHHHEHNSSALYPAPLSSHLSIPSACSQSIAKPKIALIADRPGWAFDNIAKNIQRHSGNNCSVDIHYLINYPSYAAMYREFFGDVLHYDLFHFFWRPSLFALFEPENLYAAAQDLPDKDRDFFLWNTAMATKTTSVYDHLFLRDDPQDTTMRSFMPLADSYSTCSQKLADIYASVDFISPPSQVITDGIDLQIFKPHRIERLQEDGSKREVVIGWAGNSNWRGPNNEHEQDDHKGLRSVIIPAVERLRQEGVSARGQYQDREVNWIEHHLMPDYYGQIDIYVNASLHEGTPNPVLEAMASGLPVLTTDVGVVRELFGPLQSRYIVQDRNSPEFYAKLKELATSPELRSQLSAENLQSIQPWSWNVKARDWLAFFSHAIDARLESSRPHEQYCVLRHLWNQASRQHQDAIERQHLCAAIETLQRELQRECEAKGLLLEGSQTLIKSMGQLLERQRSCLSRSLHHQKHATDVPPEARLDHL, from the coding sequence ATGGAGCGCCTCAATCTCAGCGCATCAGCAGGTTCCGGCAACAGCGTTGAAGCCTCCATACATGTAGCGCGTTATATGTTGGCGGAGAAGCTATGCCGCGGGAAATCAGTTCTTGATGTGGCCTGTGGAGAGGGGTATGGCGCTTGGCTGATGGCCGAAAAATGGGGCGCTAAACACGTTCTCGGGGTTGACTATTCATCTGAAGCGATCCACGAAGCGAATTCGCACTTCAACTCATCCAAGCTGCACTATCTACAGCATTGTGCTGAATCCTTGATTGAGCTTAGGGATTACGGACCCTTTGATCTGATTGTTTCGATTGAGACCATCGAACACGTCAAGGACGTTGATACTTTTCTGGATGGGGTGAAGAGCTTGATGGCCGATGATGGCATCTTCATCTGTACTGCCCCCAACGACGAATGGTATTATGGCGCAGGTGAATCTACAAATCCTTACCATCTGAGAACCTTTACCTATGGCAGCTTTCAAGACCTCTTGAACAGCAGGTTTCCCCAGGTTTCCTACGGAGTTGGAACAAAGGCTCTTGGATTCACCAATGTCTACCTCGACAAGCAGCATCGCCAGGAGGTGAGCCTGCTCAATCAGATCTGTCAAGCAGAGGCCATGGCTTCTGTGATGATCACCCCTGGCAGCGAGAGCAAAGTTAATCCCAGCACTACTGCCTATTTTTTTGGTATTGCCGGACATCATCATGAGCATAATTCCTCCGCACTTTACCCCGCACCACTCAGCAGCCATCTTTCCATTCCGTCGGCTTGCTCACAATCCATTGCAAAGCCTAAGATTGCACTGATTGCAGACCGCCCAGGCTGGGCCTTCGACAATATTGCCAAGAACATTCAACGCCATAGTGGCAACAACTGCTCGGTTGATATTCATTACTTGATTAACTACCCGAGCTACGCTGCCATGTACAGAGAGTTCTTTGGCGACGTTCTCCACTACGATCTGTTTCACTTCTTTTGGCGCCCTTCCTTGTTTGCTCTCTTTGAGCCCGAGAACCTTTATGCCGCAGCCCAAGACCTGCCTGACAAAGATAGAGACTTCTTTCTTTGGAACACGGCCATGGCGACAAAAACAACCTCCGTCTATGACCACCTATTCCTGAGGGACGACCCCCAGGACACCACCATGCGAAGCTTCATGCCACTGGCCGATAGCTACTCCACCTGTTCTCAGAAGCTGGCAGATATCTATGCTTCAGTTGACTTCATCAGCCCGCCAAGCCAAGTGATTACTGATGGGATTGATCTGCAGATATTCAAACCCCACAGAATCGAAAGGCTGCAAGAAGACGGCTCAAAACGTGAGGTTGTAATTGGTTGGGCAGGCAACAGCAATTGGAGAGGCCCCAACAACGAACACGAACAGGATGACCACAAGGGACTCAGAAGTGTCATTATCCCCGCTGTCGAGAGACTCCGGCAGGAGGGAGTATCAGCTCGAGGTCAATATCAAGATAGGGAGGTTAACTGGATTGAACACCACCTCATGCCCGACTATTACGGCCAGATTGATATTTATGTCAACGCTTCCCTGCACGAAGGCACCCCGAACCCTGTCTTGGAAGCCATGGCATCTGGCCTGCCAGTGCTCACCACCGATGTTGGTGTGGTCCGGGAGCTGTTCGGCCCATTGCAGTCGCGCTACATCGTTCAAGATCGAAACTCACCGGAGTTCTACGCCAAGCTGAAGGAGCTCGCAACAAGTCCTGAGCTGAGAAGTCAGCTTTCAGCGGAGAACCTTCAGTCAATCCAGCCATGGTCGTGGAACGTCAAAGCCAGAGACTGGCTTGCCTTTTTCTCGCACGCCATTGACGCTCGACTTGAGTCGAGCCGGCCCCACGAACAGTACTGCGTTCTCCGGCATCTTTGGAACCAGGCCTCAAGGCAGCATCAAGACGCGATTGAGAGACAACACTTGTGTGCGGCCATCGAAACTCTCCAGCGTGAACTCCAGCGTGAATGCGAAGCAAAGGGTTTGCTGCTTGAAGGAAGTCAGACATTGATCAAGTCCATGGGCCAGTTGCTCGAACGCCAGCGGAGCTGTCTGTCGAGATCCCTTCACCACCAGAAGCACGCCACCGACGTACCTCCCGAAGCACGCTTGGACCACCTGTGA
- the chrA gene encoding chromate efflux transporter has translation MVRPSSSAHAAPAERSAVGVGLGEASRFWLTLGLVSFGGPAGQIALLQRELVERRRWLSERRFLHALNYCLLLPGPEATQLATYLGWLMHGVPGGLIAGGLFLAPSVLVLIALASGYALWGQLPLLVAVFTALKPAVLAIVLVAAWRLGQRILATPLLTGIAAAAFLALVVLGLPYPLVVLAAALGGLVVGRWRPQLLMAPGRGGGAAAPAAAEPEEPAGPEGPGAPIHGDHTPTPAHARFSRRRLAATLLAWGLALLGPLALLTATGGWEGTLALMARFFTRVALLSFGGAYAVLPYVVQGAVEQFGWLSAAQMVDGLALGETTPGPLIMVVAFVGFMGGWNGSLGHWPSAVAATLVTVWFTFLPSFGFILAGAPLVEASRDDLRLGAPLTAITAAVVGVIASLAVVFARPVLWPDGQFAVPAAVVLLLALWALLQWRWSVPQLIGAAAVGGGVAGAVLPWLAARLA, from the coding sequence ATGGTCCGCCCCTCGTCTTCCGCCCATGCCGCCCCTGCGGAACGCTCTGCCGTAGGCGTGGGTCTGGGGGAGGCCTCGCGGTTCTGGCTGACGCTGGGGCTGGTGAGCTTCGGGGGACCGGCGGGCCAGATCGCCCTGCTCCAGCGGGAGCTGGTGGAGCGGCGGCGCTGGCTGAGTGAGCGGCGCTTCCTCCATGCCCTGAACTACTGCCTGCTGCTGCCGGGGCCGGAGGCCACCCAGCTGGCCACCTACCTGGGCTGGCTGATGCATGGGGTGCCCGGGGGGCTGATCGCCGGCGGGCTGTTCCTCGCCCCATCGGTGCTGGTGCTCATAGCTCTGGCCAGCGGCTATGCCCTCTGGGGGCAGCTGCCGCTGCTGGTGGCGGTGTTCACGGCGCTCAAGCCGGCGGTGCTGGCGATCGTTCTGGTGGCCGCCTGGCGCCTGGGACAGCGGATCCTGGCCACCCCCCTGCTCACGGGAATCGCCGCGGCGGCCTTCCTGGCCCTGGTGGTGCTGGGGCTGCCCTACCCGCTGGTGGTGCTGGCGGCTGCGCTCGGCGGGCTGGTGGTGGGCCGCTGGCGTCCGCAGCTGCTGATGGCGCCGGGCCGGGGCGGGGGCGCAGCTGCACCAGCGGCGGCAGAGCCAGAGGAGCCGGCAGGGCCAGAAGGGCCCGGGGCGCCGATTCACGGCGATCACACGCCCACGCCCGCCCATGCCCGCTTCTCGCGCCGCCGCCTGGCGGCGACCCTGCTCGCCTGGGGCCTGGCCCTGCTGGGACCGCTGGCCCTGCTCACGGCCACCGGCGGTTGGGAGGGAACCCTGGCGCTGATGGCCCGCTTCTTCACGCGGGTGGCCCTGCTCAGCTTCGGCGGCGCCTATGCGGTGCTGCCCTACGTGGTGCAGGGGGCCGTGGAGCAGTTCGGCTGGCTCAGCGCGGCCCAGATGGTGGACGGGCTGGCGCTGGGGGAGACCACGCCGGGTCCGCTGATCATGGTGGTGGCCTTCGTGGGCTTCATGGGCGGCTGGAACGGCTCCCTGGGCCACTGGCCCAGTGCGGTGGCGGCCACTCTGGTCACGGTGTGGTTCACCTTCCTGCCCTCATTCGGCTTCATCCTGGCCGGGGCGCCGCTGGTGGAGGCCAGCCGCGACGATCTGCGCCTCGGCGCCCCGCTCACGGCGATCACGGCGGCGGTGGTGGGGGTGATCGCCAGCCTGGCGGTGGTGTTCGCCCGGCCGGTGCTCTGGCCGGATGGCCAGTTTGCCGTTCCGGCCGCCGTGGTGCTGCTACTGGCGCTGTGGGCCCTGCTGCAGTGGCGCTGGAGCGTGCCGCAGCTGATCGGTGCCGCGGCCGTCGGGGGGGGTGTGGCCGGAGCTGTGCTGCCGTGGCTGGCCGCACGGCTTGCCTGA
- a CDS encoding sulfite exporter TauE/SafE family protein produces MPRFVPLFMPAAMASALQLSALDLGLIALAAVAAGLVNAIAGGGSLISFPVLTAVGLPPVVANVTNTVALLPGYAGAAAAQRGDLRGQRRRLLLLLPAAFLGGLLGGVLLLVSGEALFASLVPWLILVGTALLALQQPLRRRLLAHPHASRPERLEVLALAPVFLASVYGGFFGAGLSVILLAVLAVLLSGSLTRLNGLKQALALAVNLAAALLFLGSGQIHATAALVMAAGATAGGALGGRLAGRINPERLRAVVVLLGLLVATAFFLR; encoded by the coding sequence ATGCCCCGGTTCGTGCCCCTGTTCATGCCCGCTGCCATGGCCTCCGCCCTCCAGCTCAGCGCCCTCGATCTGGGGCTGATCGCCCTGGCGGCGGTGGCTGCCGGGCTGGTGAACGCGATCGCGGGGGGCGGCTCCCTGATCAGCTTTCCGGTGCTCACCGCCGTGGGGCTGCCGCCGGTGGTGGCCAACGTGACCAACACCGTGGCCCTGCTGCCGGGCTACGCCGGAGCGGCGGCCGCCCAGCGGGGCGACCTGCGCGGCCAGCGCCGCCGGCTCCTGCTGCTGCTGCCGGCGGCGTTCCTGGGGGGACTGCTGGGCGGGGTGCTGCTGCTGGTCAGCGGCGAGGCGCTGTTCGCCAGCCTGGTGCCCTGGCTGATCCTGGTGGGCACCGCCCTGCTGGCCCTGCAGCAACCGCTGCGCCGGCGGCTGCTGGCCCATCCCCACGCCAGCCGGCCGGAGCGGCTGGAGGTGCTGGCACTGGCCCCGGTGTTCCTGGCCTCGGTCTACGGCGGCTTCTTCGGGGCGGGGCTGAGCGTGATCCTGCTGGCCGTGCTGGCGGTGCTGCTCTCCGGCAGCCTCACCCGCCTCAATGGCCTCAAGCAGGCCCTGGCCCTGGCGGTGAATCTGGCTGCGGCCCTGCTGTTTCTGGGCTCGGGCCAGATTCACGCCACCGCGGCCCTGGTGATGGCGGCGGGGGCCACGGCCGGCGGTGCCCTCGGGGGCCGGCTGGCCGGCCGCATCAATCCCGAGCGGCTGCGGGCGGTGGTGGTGCTGCTGGGGCTGCTGGTGGCAACGGCCTTCTTTCTGCGCTGA
- a CDS encoding calcium/sodium antiporter gives MPHDRQPSLKPVSDFLGSGLQILIGIGLLFAGGELFVAGSVALSLLLGIPQIVIGLTVVSLGTSAPELFVSLISTVQGNFGIAGADDLAVSNIVGSNIFNVLVVLGLSALVVPLRVKSRLIRRDVPLLLGVSMAVWGMASGGRLTWQAGAALLVATVMNIVWEVRTARENPDEPDAMDGSGSHTPAVAALKLVFGLVLLVGGSQLLVTGATTAALALGVSTTVIGLTIVAAGTSMPELVTSLVAAYRGKADLAIGNVIGSNLLNQLVILGLCAAVSGTRGLGVDPVMIQRDLPIMVITTLACLPIFWSHGVITRLEGAVLVLLYGVYLAEQLLGSLAPGYSEEFRLGVLIILLPATLIFVAWQVLAWREERRHS, from the coding sequence ATGCCCCATGATAGGCAACCAAGCCTGAAACCGGTGAGCGATTTTCTAGGGAGTGGCCTGCAGATCCTGATCGGCATCGGCCTTCTCTTTGCCGGCGGTGAACTGTTCGTCGCCGGTTCGGTGGCGCTATCGCTGCTCCTCGGAATTCCCCAGATCGTGATCGGGCTCACGGTGGTCTCCCTGGGCACCAGTGCCCCGGAGTTGTTCGTGAGCCTGATCTCAACGGTTCAAGGCAATTTCGGAATCGCCGGGGCTGATGATCTGGCGGTGAGCAATATCGTGGGCAGCAATATCTTTAATGTTCTTGTTGTTCTGGGCCTCAGCGCACTCGTCGTGCCCCTGCGCGTCAAGAGCAGGCTGATACGCCGGGATGTGCCCCTGCTGCTGGGCGTGTCGATGGCGGTCTGGGGAATGGCGTCGGGAGGCCGTCTCACGTGGCAGGCAGGTGCGGCACTGTTGGTGGCCACGGTGATGAACATCGTGTGGGAAGTCCGTACAGCCAGGGAAAACCCGGATGAGCCCGATGCGATGGATGGCTCCGGGAGCCACACCCCTGCGGTGGCCGCCCTCAAGCTTGTCTTTGGGCTGGTTCTGCTGGTGGGCGGATCCCAGCTGCTGGTCACGGGGGCGACAACGGCCGCCCTCGCCCTCGGGGTGAGCACCACCGTGATCGGTCTCACGATTGTGGCCGCTGGCACCTCCATGCCGGAATTGGTCACGTCCCTCGTGGCGGCCTATCGGGGCAAGGCGGATCTGGCCATTGGCAACGTGATCGGCAGCAACCTGCTCAACCAGCTGGTGATCCTCGGCCTGTGTGCAGCTGTCTCGGGCACGCGGGGCCTGGGCGTCGACCCTGTGATGATTCAGCGGGACCTGCCCATCATGGTGATCACCACCCTGGCCTGCCTCCCCATCTTCTGGTCCCACGGCGTGATCACCCGACTGGAAGGTGCAGTGCTGGTGCTGCTGTACGGGGTGTATCTGGCGGAACAGTTACTGGGTTCCCTGGCTCCGGGCTACAGCGAGGAATTCCGCCTGGGCGTCCTGATCATCCTGCTCCCCGCCACGCTGATTTTTGTTGCCTGGCAGGTTCTCGCCTGGCGGGAAGAGCGTCGCCACTCCTGA
- a CDS encoding DedA family protein, translating to MADLMEQLPRIILEAAESNPLLGYGVIALVMFLENVVPPIPSELVMPLAGFLVEQQKLLLLPTVLAGLLGTVLGAWFWYGMGRLVNEQRIEGWLRSHGRWLGLRPEDLARSRRWFHRHGVAVVFWGRIIPGVRTFVSLPAGIELMPQPLFLAWTTAGSLIWILLLTLAGQALGASYEQIGRVLKPFGDVLTATLLGVLLLAAVAFIVLWLQKKGRVPRGKA from the coding sequence ATGGCCGATCTGATGGAGCAGTTGCCCCGGATCATCCTGGAGGCCGCGGAATCCAACCCACTGCTTGGGTATGGCGTGATTGCCCTGGTGATGTTTCTGGAAAATGTGGTGCCGCCGATTCCTTCGGAGCTGGTGATGCCCCTGGCCGGTTTCCTGGTCGAGCAGCAGAAGCTGCTGCTGTTGCCCACGGTGCTGGCAGGTCTCCTCGGCACCGTTCTTGGGGCATGGTTCTGGTATGGGATGGGCCGTCTGGTGAATGAGCAGCGGATCGAAGGCTGGCTCCGCAGCCATGGCCGTTGGCTGGGGCTCCGGCCGGAGGATCTGGCCAGAAGCCGCCGCTGGTTCCATCGCCACGGAGTGGCTGTGGTGTTCTGGGGGCGGATCATTCCAGGGGTGCGCACCTTTGTCTCACTTCCCGCGGGGATTGAACTGATGCCCCAACCCCTGTTTCTTGCCTGGACCACGGCCGGCAGCCTGATCTGGATTCTGTTGCTCACCCTGGCGGGTCAGGCTTTGGGGGCAAGCTATGAACAGATTGGCCGTGTCCTGAAGCCCTTTGGTGACGTGCTGACCGCGACACTGCTGGGCGTTCTACTTCTTGCAGCAGTGGCCTTCATTGTGCTGTGGCTGCAGAAGAAAGGGCGAGTTCCTCGAGGGAAAGCGTGA